In Tautonia marina, the genomic stretch CAACCGGCCAGGGCCGCGCAGGCCAGCGAGGCCAGTTCGAACGTGGTCTTGTCGGTGGCCGGCCGGGCCATGCGGCTCATGCGGAGGCCGGCGGGGCGGTGCTGGTAGGCGTCCTTGCCCACCATGTGGCGGAAGCGATAGTAGGTCGTGTTCATCGCCATCAGGGCTGCCGCCGCCTTCGCGTCGGCAACCGCGGCGTCGTCGAGCGCCTCGCGGCCGTCGTCGGCGATCGCCTCGGCCAGCGCGGAGTCGTTCAGAAACAAGGCCGAGGTCAGGGCCACGGTGTATCGTTGCTTCGGGTCGAGGCTGCCGCCGCCGAGGACCGAGCCAAGATTCAGGCGCAGATCTTTGGTGTCATCACCGAGCGATTCTTTCATCGGGTCAAGCAGCGACATGAGCAAACGACTCCTCAAGCAAATCTGCCACCCGAACACCAGGGCTCAGGATCGGCAATCCGAACAAACATGATTTGATTCGATGTTCAGAGAAACGTGATCCGACACGCGATCGACGCGCCGCGAACGCAAACCTCGCGGATGCGTCCCACACGCCAGGCTCGCGCGTCGGTTCGTTTGTCCCTCTTGGCTCAACCTCCGGCCTCCCTCTCCCCGATTGCGGGGAGAGGGCCGGGGTGATG encodes the following:
- a CDS encoding carboxymuconolactone decarboxylase family protein, translating into MSLLDPMKESLGDDTKDLRLNLGSVLGGGSLDPKQRYTVALTSALFLNDSALAEAIADDGREALDDAAVADAKAAAALMAMNTTYYRFRHMVGKDAYQHRPAGLRMSRMARPATDKTTFELASLACAALAGCEACIKAHEDALIKEGAGEDKVHDAVRIAAVVRGFQTALLASKPSTATA